In Deltaproteobacteria bacterium, the sequence CCAATTCCTTTATCCTGCATCTTATGTAAAATCTCATCCCGCCTCTCTGGATCAACCCAAATAGTATAAAGATGCATTGCGCTTTTGCCTTTTATTTCAGGTATCTCAATACCATTTATATCAGATAGCCCTTCTGTATATCTTCCCCAGATTTCCCTTCTCCTCTGCCAGTATTGATCCAGTCTGTCTATCTGTTCTACAAGCAGCGCTGCAGATATATCAGACATATTATATTTCCAGCCAAGTAAAAGCATATCCCAGTGCTGATACCTGTCAGTATAGCGATTTGCTGCATCTTTAGACATGCCATGCAGTCTTAAAATTTTGAGCCTTGCAGCC encodes:
- a CDS encoding DegT/DnrJ/EryC1/StrS family aminotransferase, which gives rise to AARLKILRLHGMSKDAANRYTDRYQHWDMLLLGWKYNMSDISAALLVEQIDRLDQYWQRRREIWGRYTEGLSDINGIEIPEIKGKSAMHLYTIWVDPERRDEILHKMQDKGIGAAVNYRAIHTLTYFRENFGFKPEDFPTADLIGRCTISLPFYPLLNDYEVKYVIDSIKKLV